The Ptiloglossa arizonensis isolate GNS036 chromosome 2, iyPtiAriz1_principal, whole genome shotgun sequence sequence cgaacaaaatattaacacTTTCCTCTCGAAGGAGCTCGCGTCCAATCGACGCTCTTCGAGTCGACGAGTACGAATACACGCGATCGTCTCCTTTGTCTCGAACGCGATCGAGACGCGATTCGAGCGGTTCCCACATCCAGCGGAGGTACCCGAAGGAGGCAACGTTCGATCCTCGATTACGAAGCTCGAAATCGCGAGATGCGAGAGAAACAATCTCGAAAGAAACTTCTCCCTTCGCTTTGGAACcgttcgaatcgcgtcgaaaatatttcctcgaagGGAACGATCCGGCTGGTTCggtttcgaataaaatgaaacgcGTTCGACGATGCACCCTGCGTCGTCCTCGGAGATCAAACGCTTCTCGATGGTCCTCGAGAGTCTCGAAGCGTCGATACGATCGCGATTAACAGGGACGAGCTAGGCCTCGGAATCCGCGGCCAGCTCGGCCTCCAATTCCTCGGGACTTCTGAGATCTATGGCGAACCTTTTCTTCGCCTTGTTGCCGGCCACCTCGGCCATTTTGTCCTGTGCTTTCACTGTCCTGGAATAGATGTCGAATGCCGTGGACAGAGCGTAGGTCAACTGTACGGCGTGGTACTTCGATTCGCATACGAAACCGTGACACTCGAACGGCGAGACTCGCCTGAAGTTCTCCGTCTCCCGTACCACGATCATGGAGAACACCCTTGTGTAGATCAGATCCTGTACACCGTAGGAGATCGTCTCGATGGCGTACATCTTCGCGAAGTGTTGGTTCTGTTTCCTCTTCTCGAGCGGGAGCAGAGCAACACCCTCCTGGGAAACGACCAACTTGACCAACGGTAGCATGGTCTTGGTCGGTAAGGCCTTAGCCGCGGCCACCATGTTATCGACCGGCCACCGCGTGTGCTTGATGCCCCAGAGGCCCCTGGCATCGTGAGAGCCCAGATATTTCACCTGAAAAGGGGTCCCCTTTAGTCTCCCACGCGCGACTCCGCTCAGGTAGTAATTAAACCTATACCGAGACCTTGGGCTCGTAGCGTACACCGGGACCCTGCACCGTGCGGGCTTTCGAAACGGAACGAgcaccatttttttcttttccaacgGAGCACCGCCTCGAGAGGACAGCGGACGCAAAAAGTGTAACGCGTTTGGTCGAGAAATTAGGAACATTCCGAACCCATTGTAACGGAGATCGCGCGTTTCGTTCTGCCTCGCGTCGACGAGTACCGGCCGAGTGAAACAGGTAAAAGGTAAAcaccgaaagagagagagagatctgtCTATGTACGGGTGTACGGGTGTACGGGTGTGCGCGAGTGTACACGCGCGGGCGTGTGTGCGTATACATACCTGGAACACCTGAGGCAGTTCGGTGGACCCTTCGAAGACGTTATCGTCGATGGACAGCCGGGATAGCTTCGACACCAGATCCTTCTTTTTGTCGTTGGTAGACACGGAGCTCTTGTCCTTCTTCATCTCCTCGGTGTCTCGACTAGCCTGCGCGAAAAACGGTGAAACCTCGTTTGCGTGCGTAACCACGGCCGCGGGACGAACAAAAGGAACGGTTGCGTTTACGAAAACGAACATCGACCCAACCACTCGCGTCTATATACGCGATACGCACCGATCGCGTTCGAGTTCGACGAAATCCCGCGACTCGGAGAACTCGGCGACCAATCGGCGAAACATCGCGATCGGTTCCTGCCAGAGCGGTTCGAACCGTTGATCGGTACTCACCGGACTGTTATCCAATCGGCCGGCTCTCTGCGCTTGTCCGGGCTTCACTTTCAGGTGATATTCGACCACGTTCGGTATGTTCGGCGGGTTGGAAAGGACTGAGGAAGCCGGAGAGGACGAAGAGGCGGTCGCTGGCCACTCAGGGACGGCGTTTCCGGCCTCGGTCGCCCCGGATAACGGCGCTGTCATCACCGATCCAGACCCACCAACGATCTCTCCCGCCTAACGAATTTCAAACTTTATTCGTTACCGTTCCTCCTGATTCGCGTCCCTCGCAACCAACGACGATTTTTCAACCATCGTTTCGAAATCGTACCACTTTTCGAATTATCCTACCCTGCGACTAACGTAACGGGATAAACCACGAAATAAAGAAagggaaagaaatttattcgaattttgttcgtttgaaaatcgatcgtcgacgaattcGATACGGTCTTACACCGTGCGGACTTTATTCGATACGAGGAATCGATTCGcgtaaaaaaaattcgtttttaCCGATTTGCAACCGATTGCACGTTGCAGTTGCACCGTTGCACTCTTTCACCCAGAGAAAGAGATCGCATTTCTCGAAAGCAAAGTTCGTTAAACGATGCAATTTTCCTCCACAATTTTCatcttcgatcgaatcgagggcAATGTTAAATCGCAAAACAACGTAACGGCGCGTTTTTTCCGAGCGAATCGTTTTCGTTAAGATAAATTCGAGGTATTGTTACTTCGTGGAAAACGAACCTTATCCGTGAGATGACTATTGTTCCCGTCGCTTCTTCCAGCGGCTTTGACGTTCTCGGTGACACCCTCTCCCCTTCTCCTGAAACCAAAGTCTTCGTCCTCCATAACGATCCTTGGATCCTCTCGGTGCTGGAAATCTTCCTCTCTAGGccaatttgttcttttccctttttcCGCGTACCTTGAATCGTACAAACGTAACGAACCTTCGTTATCGTTCTCCAAGATCGCTCACGTTAGAAAAAGCATTAAAGTACCGTGTCGAAACAATTACTAATTTCGtgaaacgtttcaaatttcGTACGATCAAAGGACAGAGCACAATCGCGACTATTTATTTCAATGGACGACCGAAAAGAACGAATCGAAAGCAATTGTTTCCTTTCGTCCGTAGAACCGAACGTTGCAACGAACCGTTTCTCGCATACGTTAAAAATAAAGTTAATTATCTCCAAATGTGTTACTTTGTTCGACATTGTACCTCGATACTTCTTTATTCGATACGAGGAATCgattcgcgtaaaaaaaaattcgtaaagtTCCATCCAGTGGAACTCGCGCGATCGCACGTTGCAGTTGCACCGATGCACTCCCGGAGAAAGAGATCGCGCCGCTCGACGACAAAGTTCGTTAAACGATGCAATTTTCCCCCACAATTTCCATCATCGATAAGAACAGTGTTGTACACCCCGTGCTCCCGTATAATTTCGAATCCGTGTTCGATTCGTATCGAGAGCGTTCCGTGAGCGTTCGATGGAAATACACGTTGACGCGTAAAGCATTCGACACGCCCCGATGTCAGGGCacgggaaacgaaacgatcgtagaATTTACGATCGGGCAACGGTCGAAGGGGGAAGATTCACCCCTTCGTGGCCGTCATTATCGTCATCGTTCGGTCCCGAAACGCGCTCAGCCGCGGAATTAAAAAGAGGCCCGAACGTCTCGGTTTAAACCGGAAAACAGCTGTCGCGCAGCACGTGTTGCACCTTGCGCTCCGTCCGTATCGTTTCCGTCGCTCTGTTTCCGTCTGGTCGGCCAACGACGACCGTTTCTTTGGTAAACGCGTTACTCGCGTCGGTCTCGACTCGCGAGCGTTCCGAAAAAACTGTCGACGTTCACGTCGCGTCGAAACGAGAGATCGCGGCCGAACCGTCGAACCGAATCTGCGTTTCTGTTCGCGGTCACGCGATGCTATCGAGAATCCTAAATGCGCACGGGGGGCTCGGCAGCAGGAAATGAGTCAGGTGACCGACAGTCAGGTGAAAAGGGATTCATTAATGTATTCCGTCCGTTGGTCAGGTGCGAGCGTTCTCTTGTTCGAACTCCGATCGCGCTGTATCTCCGCGCTTCGTTACCGTTTCGACACCGATGGGGAAATTTCCACGCTCGACGtgcaacgaaaaaagaaaaaaaaaagacagaaaAAAAACGTCGAAGTTTAACAAACGAGCCGACGCGCCCAGATTTTCGTCGCGGCGTTCGCGCGCGAGAAGTTCCACGCTCGGTACGAACCGGTTGCGAAGTATCGAATTCCGCCGACGTTTCCGAAGCGGAAACCGTACAGAAAATACGCCGGTgcgaattttaattcgaacaGATTGAGAAAATAGCAGCATGGAACGCGGGCACGGTGTTTTGCCGCCATGGCTCGCCTGCCCCGACAGTGCCGTACTTAGCCGCCTTCGACTCGATAGTTTCATAAAACGGGGTACCTGTTTTTCACGATCTTCTCGCGTATTCTCGGACACGGAACCGTGGAAATGCGAGGAGCTATTAAACATTTCACTACTgacgatggaaaattttctcgatcgagaatgAATCGCGTCGAACGATTACAGACGTTTaccgcgcgcgatcgatcgattcgattatcATAGTTTCGTCCATCGTAGGGTAAGGGTTGACCCTTCACGCTCGCAAGACGACTATCGGTGAAATTTGCAAAAGCAACTCGCGTTCCACCGCATCGTGGAAAATTGTAACACTTGGAGTAAACTCGGTTCGAAGAAGACAATTTCGATTCTTGCGGGGAAAAAATAGTTACCTATCCTCGGTGATTTTACGTGGACAGCGAAATGCATAAAAGGAAAAGTTATCCCGACtaagaaattgtaaaatgttcATCGTGCTCGACGTTTGTCGCGTCCTTGATAGCGTTCGCGAGCGATCGGCAACGATCAGCGAACGTTGCAAAAACTTTCTTTTCTTCGCTATCGCTTTTTCGTTCTGGAAACATTCTCCGTGTTCGTTACTTCCGCCGCCGAGATTCGAAGGGGAAAATCCAGAGGCGAACGTGCCAAGTGTATTCCCAGGGACTTTACTcctttccaaaaattcctttgcgaTAAAAATACAATCCCACGATCTATATCTAcgaatatttcatatttcaagTTTGCACGATTTTGCATCCGCGGTAAACACGAGTTTTCTCTTCCATCGAGAGTCAGTCGATGTCGCGATAGCCGAACAATTCTCGATCGAATCCTCTTCCGTCGTTCCGTTGTCTCCGTTTGCAAAAACAAAAGCAGAGATTACTTTCGAATCTCCGCGAACGTTCCGATAACTCTTTTTCTCTCGGTTTCCACCGCGCGAAACTATCGAGAGCCGTAACGTTCCGTGGTTGTTGTCGCGTATGAAATTGGAACGGAAGAATGTGCATTTCCAACGTGCGATAACCTTGATTTCCATCTACCATCTACATAAGTTTCGAGAAAtcaacgaacgatcgacgctAAATAGAACTTTCTatcgttttgtttcttttctttgcaaCAAGAAAATCGTATCGAAGAACCAACGGCGACGAAGCAACGGTCGCCTCCGAACTCGCGATTCGGGACGAGAGAAACTTCGCAAGGATCACCCGGTGGATATTGCAAAACAGGAAAAAGGTTTTTATTTGTTGGACGTTGTAATCAGATGCGGCGTAGAGACACGTGAAGTCGCGAGTGCCTCCGGAAGATCGGATTTCGTCCAACTTTAGTCGTTGCACTTTCATTTGTACCGGTCgacgttaaatattattttcgtcgttcgacgttGCCTTCGTCTCTCGAAGATTCGCTTCTCGAAGATATTTTCAAAAACCGCGTCGAACGTGCGCGAGGTGAAACCGTTGACTCGAGCCGCGAGGAGGCGTTCGTGAAATTTCGCGTCGCTTCTTTCTtgcaataagaaaaaaaaaaaaggaagaaacgaaaactCGTGGAATTAACGTGAAAAAAAGTCTGTACATCGAGGATTCAAATGTTCGGGCCGTTCGAGCGACAACAGCTGGACAAGCTACGTTTCCGAGCACCTTGTATACTCGCGGCGTTCGTACACCTGTCGTCCAATTACACCCGCGTACAATACTAGAACTGTTAACGCGCGTGTCCACGTACCGGGTGCTCGTACGGTAATCGATTCGCAGTTCGCGAGGCGTTGCACGACGAAACTACGAGCAACGTTACGGCTAATTGCGATAGTTGGCGCATCTACGCGTAGCGAAGAAAAAGGCGCAGCATCGATGGTAACGGTATCGTaccgagaacgaaacggaggaataGACGGTCACCGCTCGTTATTACGGTTTTCCGTGATCTCCGTTACGCCTCGAGCGATCGTACGTCGACTTTGACGGTCGGTTCTCCCCCGACGTCGACGAGAATCAATCGCGTATCGGAAATCGAGCTCGTGCCACCGGACGGGAAGTCGGGAACTCGGTTTTCGCAGAGGGTAACAAGCGACACCGGAAGCCGCTGCTAGATGGGTGTACGACCGGAAGCTATTACGCCGTATCGCGAACGAACCTCGACGAATTTCAACCGTAACCCGGTCGTCGTTGTTCGTTGGAATCGATCGatgttatttttcttcgttgacGACGAGTCGACGAGCGACTCCCcgatcgatcgactcgcgaCTTCTCCGCGAGTACAAGATGGAAGACGGTACTCCCGCGCGCGTGTTTCTCACGCCTCGACGAGTCGAAGACGCGACGAAGGAAGAACCACGGAAACGAGGACCGGGCGATTCGAGAATCGAATTGGAAAAGTTGTTCCCGGTTCTCGAGGTCGATCGAGCGATCGACGGTTCCCTTCCTGGAGGATCTCGCAGCGATCCGATCGGCGCGAATTTCGCTCGTTTACCTTCGCAGTCCTcgcgcgttcgacgatcgacaTCACCGAGGGAACACGGTCACGAAACACTTGTCCGTACGGCGCCTCGCGCACAGGTGCAACGGATCCTCCGGTATCTAAGGCAGCTGCGGGTACGCGTTACCAGGTATCCGGAAAGACGGTCGCGGACGTGGCTACCGGTCGAACGATCCGCGCCCGTTCAACCGCGAAACCGTTCTGAGGATGGACCGATCTAGGATCGGCGAACGATCGACGGCCAGCTGCCAGGTGCCGTGCGCGCGGTTGAAAATCTGGGACACGCtacgacgcggcgcggcgcggctcagctcggctcggctcgcctCCGACTCGCGTCTCGACTCGCGTCTCGACCGATAAAACGCGCCGCGAAACTGCCACCATCGGCACGCTGCCACGACGCACGCGTGCGTACTGATGGGACCGATACGATACCGGCGATAGTCGACCGATCGGCCGCTCGCGCTACGCAAAATCGAACCGTATCGAAACTCGAACCGCGCGACAAATTTCGTTTCGCACCGCGGGAGAACCTGCCCTCCTCTAACGCTCGACGATCCACTTTTTCTTCGACTCGGATACCGTTCTATCATTCTTGCCGACGAATTCCTAACGAAACTTTCCACGATTGCAGTTTTACCGTGCGTAACgtttatcgatcgaaacgcgctCGAGGAAAGTGCGTTCGCACCTTCGATCCGAGTCCGCTACTACGAGAAAACTTGCGCTCGAGATGACTCATCGAACAGCACAGGgctaggtcgttcgataagtttcgtcgttcgataaacttatcgaacagtgctGCGTCGAACAataccgttcgataagttttatcgaacgacaaaacttgtcgaACGACCTACTATTTCTTCCGATCCGTCGCACGGTCTATTTGGTAGTTCCGCGTGAATGTTCGTTAACGCACAGGTGGGAGACATCGTAACCCTACGTACGGTAAATAAACGCGCGGACGAACAGCGAGGAACTACCGAGCGGAAAATTTACGCGAAacgtcgacgatcgagaaacgaaaaggaaaatcGCGACACGCGGAAATGTTACGGACGATCCAAAGTATTTCCCGATGTTTAAATACCGAAAAGAGCATTTCTTCTCCGAACGAAACAAAGAGCGGACGCGAGACTTTTCAATTCGTATCTAATAAAAACAAGTCGCTCCGCGGCCTCGAGGAATATTTTTGCACGCGCCGCTCGATAATTCCCGGTAATCTCGAATTTGTTTCTCTCCGGTCGAAAGGAACGATCGAGAGCGAACGTTACGCGATATTGCTCGTATCGACGGAGACTCGACCGTATCGAAGACTCGATGCGATGCATCGAACGACACGTGTCGAAAATTTGTACTCACTTTGCTCGAATCGACGCTACGAACTACGAAACGATCGTGAAACGTACACCGTTGCTCGATACGATGTAAACAACTGCTCGGAGACACGGTTTCCCTCCAATAGTTCGGCAGTGTTGCCGCGTTTGATCCAAAAGCAAAACTGTGTACACGCGTACACGGATACGCGCTTAGTAGtgtatttttcgagttcatttTCGACggaacgttcgtcgaatcggttCGAGcgttacccaaaaattaccaatcTCGATCGCTGGCCGGTATTCGTTGgaattttacgttactcgtgaaTTTACCTTCGCGTTCACCGTACCGGACAAGGAATGACAAATACGCGCGTTCACGGGACTCGAACGCCCGTATACTTGGCGCACCCGTCAATTAAGGGACTCTAATTGAAAGTTAACGACTCGGTAGGTATCGTTGCTCAACCTGACGCGTGTCGGATGGCTTatcgtcgacgaacgagaaacgttgtATCTCTTCGACGttcggaagaagaaaaaaaaaaaaaaagaaaaattgaagcaACCAACAAGAATGGAAGAAATCTTACCGAGACGCGTACCGCGCGCGGTGTCCTCACCGTCCCACCGCTCGTTTaattagtttcttctttccttctgTTGCACGAGGATCAAAGTTTCCAACGAGTTTGCGTCACCGTCGCCATTGTTTTGCaagaaattatttacatatatcGACCGTGTTAGACGAGAGCAGCCGATTCGAGAAAAGGGAGACGAGTTACCTTTGGATCCCGAGGATTCGCGCGTCACCGCTCCCGTCGAGTTTCCAGCGCGAGACGAGTTTCGTACGCGGAGAAGAGTTACCGTTAACACGGAAACGCGACGAGCGATATTTCCCGTGACTTTCCTCCTTGTTACCGATGCGTTCGCCGCGTTTCCAGCGACGCGCGCGATGCACGGTCGCGGCCGCGGCTCCCTTATCGCGTCGATTGCGATAATAAATCCGAAGCAATCGGGCGATAACAACGGCTCCACCTGGCGAGAGGACACGCGGGACCATCGAGCAAGTAGAACCGATCGGCTCTACCCCGGAATCGAGAAACGTGATTCGcgtattcgtttcgcgacgaaagaGTTCGCGTCGACGGCGTACCGCTCGATGGAACGATGACGCCGATCGGAAGCTATTCGACCTTCGTTCGTCGAAGTGAAAAATTCGCCTCGCGGTCGTCGAGCTTTCGCATTTCTCGTTGTCGCTGCAACGAGATACACCGCTCGTCGATTTCATCGCGGGCGGGGGTGTCACCGTCCCGTAACCGCGCACGAAAATGTGGGACATCCTCGAGCAGCGATGCGCGGACGATTTGCCCGCGATGAACGTCCACGCGGCGATACGAGAGACCGGAGGAGGAACGCAACGCGGTGGAAACGTAATCGTAATTGTATTTCTCCATCGTCGCCTGTCGATAATCAAACGAACGCGGCGAGAACGAAATCGTACTCGTCCGGTGGTGTCTAGGATCGCGTCATAATCGACGTTCTATCGCTTACGTAATCGCGAGCCGTGGATACGATAAAATTCTAGCGGTGGCAGCGAGGTGTTGCGCAACGTAGATAGCGCCGGTTCGATTgtacgcggcgcggcgcggtgcgttCGTACGGGTTACGGAGATGCGGATAAAAATCGAgatggaaattaaaataattggaCAATCGGCGGACGCGCAGGAAACATCGATAAGGGAACGAGGAGCGAAAAGTTCCGAAAGACGGCgaggcgatcgatcgaacgatcgatcgatcgtcgctggTGTATTCGACGGTACGGTGCAACGATGCGATCGGCGATGACGATCGGATTTCTAAACTCGGTGTAATTCATACGGGACGATACCGCGGCGGTATCGTAACGAAATATTTAATCGGGCCGACAGTGCTAGAAACGTGAGAAAGACTTTCATATATCGCTTATTGTGCGCGACAGGAAAGATGCTCGGAAGTCGACTCGTTATGAAATTACGAAAGCTCGTACCGGCTGAACATTACCGAGCGTGTGAAGATTCGGTACGACGCGGTAACCGTCGCTTCGTGACGAAAGTGTCCATTGGAACGAACGGTCTCGTTTCGATCGCCCTACCGAACCAACGGACCTGGAACGAACACGGCCCGATCTTTAACCGATAGCTCAGCCCCGCGATCGGACGTAACGCCACCCGCGCGTAATATCCGAAACGGGGACATTGAGATACATCGCGCGGataagatactcgaaaccagcgtCGGGCTCGCGTTAAATTGGGTAAACAAGAGGGGAAGGGAGAGACTTTCTAACGCGACCATAATGTTCCTAATAACGGGTTTCTTAACAAGTAGACGCGAGTTTTCTTCTCCATCAACGTCGGCATTTTCCTCGCGGCATCAAGATGATTCCGCGGCCATTCGCAATACCGAAAGAAACGCGCAGACCTTCTCACGGCTCTTGCCAGCGGATTTTGCAACCGCCCCGATATACAATTAACGATAATTTAATTCAAAACGACACCTCTTTTCGActcgtgtacctttccccgtcGTTGCTCCTTTTCCGCGTACGTTTCGAGCGCGTCTCCAACTCGAATACGATTACGCGTTTACGTACTTACGTATATCGGTTAACTCGTATTGGCCGCTCCGAACGTTGCAAATTTAATCCTATCGATCCTCTTTCACGCGTTTCAACGCGATCGAACTCGAacaaaacgacgaagaaacgaaccgacCGCGCATCGTTGTAAACCGTTCTCCCACATTTTCCCTACGGAAAAGTCTCTCGATAACTTTATCGTTCTCGACTTAATCTTATCACCGACGTCACAATACGCGTCGTTATCCGGCCGTGTCTCTCGGCGAGTTATCTCGCTCCACTTTAATCGATCGTTCTCTCACCGTCGACGTTTCTCGTTGCCCTTGCTGTTCTTTGCTCCCGTTTAAATTCGAccgagacgatctcgagatcgtcaatttccCGACGAATTGCGTCTCGAGCGTGTACGAacgcgaatattttcgaaatccaACGTTGAACGGATCGAGGCGGAAAATAGCGAAAAAAAACGACGCAGAACCTCGTTATCCGACTCGAGACGGAACCAAGAAGAGCCGTGGTCGGAGTCGGCCGTCTAATTCCGTAGAATTTGCACGTCAATCTGGAAAAGTTCGCGACCGGCAATTAAGGCCGCGCTAATTGGCACCGAACGCGCCTCGAAAATTGAGGGTCTGCCGAGAGGAAGAAGGAACGTGCAGCCGGCatgcaaacgaacgaacgaacgaacgatccgaTCGCGCCCGAGATTCCTCTTTTCCGCCTGTTCGActagagcgaacgagcgagcgaacgaacgaacgtctaCCGACTTCCTGGTTCCCGAATGTACGACACTTTCTTCTGAATTAATTCCCTCGATAATACCGGTGATTGTACAAGTTTTCCCCCTCGACCCTTTTCCTCTTTAGGAGTGTTATTTAATTCGACGGTAATAACGATATCCGCGTTGCGCAACGCGCGCAGAAGAGCTTGGACCGTGATACGCGTAAACGCGCGAAAGGTGAGAACCGTCGTTAAACAGTGCCTCGACGATATGCGCTCGAATTAAAAACCAAGACCAAGACTAACGAGCGTGGGAGGAACAGAGTGGTAGGTGGGGGGCTGGTAGACGGATAATTCGACTTCGAAATTATTCGCGATCGAAACATCGAGTCGATCAAACTACCGAAAGCACCTGATCACGGATAAGACGGCGATAAATACTAATCGTCTCGATGGACACCTGGTCCGCGCGATCAGCGACGACACTCGAGCAATGTCTCCCACCgattgtaataataaaaatattttgcacgcGCGCCGCTCCGTAATTGCTTCCCTCTTCGAGCTACCGACCGTCGAAAGTTGTACATTAAATTCAACGATGTAAACATTGTTCGATATTGCCGAGATAAGATAACGGAATGTAAACACTCGTAGCTAGAGAACCCGGACCAATTAACGTCGAAAATAACAGCgttggtcgagtttcttcgaGCTGACGCGCGAATCGAAAAAGCTATCGCTCGATGATACAACGATTTCGAGCCCAGCTTCGACGATCGTTTGCGTCGTTGCGTAGAACGCATTTCTACGATTTCGACGCTCGTTTCGGTAACCATTCCGCGCACCGACGACGAGAGAGCAGCGATCTATTTCGCGATTTAAACAATTGTGAAGATTTCGACGAAAACGGGTGACGATCGCAACGTTCGATCTCTCGTCGATCGGTCGGGACAAGTTTCGATGGACCGTCGCGTTAATTTTCGGCTCGGGCACTCTTTGCTCGATAACACCGACCCGTTTCGGAGCTCGCCGGTATTTACAGCGTTTGCTCGTTCGTTCCGCCGTAGAATCCcacggaaaagtacacgcgcGTATCTGATCGATGGAATCCGTGAAATAATCTCGAGCATCCTCCCCGTGAAACAAACAAAGTGTAATTAATCGATAGGatcgcgttcgattcgcgagAGGCGTCGGGCTCGACGAGCGAGGAGCTTCTCCGGAAGATGGACGATGCAGGAAGCGGTTTTGAAACGGGCAAAGTTTAAGGAAATCGAGGACTCTCCCTTTGGTCCTTGCAACGCTATCGTTTTCACGGTTGCGGAATCACCAGACGTTGCGTAAACGTTCGGTAACCACCTCTCTACTCCCGGTGAAAAAATAACGAGATTACCGGCTCGGAACTGTCCAGACTGCCGAAAAATacgattggaatttttttcgcgACAGCCTTCGGTGGACTTTACTCGCAAATGcgcaaaaatatttctctttgcCTGTTGATACTGTTATTGGTATTTTTCTAGCGCGCGGAAACGTAGATAACGCGCGTGTAATCTCGTTACGTGTTTAttctatcgaataaaatatgtgCATCAGAGGTTTCATTCCGAACGAGTGAGCGCAATTTTGAACGGCAGATCGAGTACCGGAAACTCtaccgaaaaattgtatttattgtttcg is a genomic window containing:
- the LOC143143036 gene encoding uncharacterized protein LOC143143036, whose protein sequence is MEDEDFGFRRRGEGVTENVKAAGRSDGNNSHLTDKAGEIVGGSGSVMTAPLSGATEAGNAVPEWPATASSSSPASSVLSNPPNIPNVVEYHLKVKPGQAQRAGRLDNSPASRDTEEMKKDKSSVSTNDKKKDLVSKLSRLSIDDNVFEGSTELPQVFQVKYLGSHDARGLWGIKHTRWPVDNMVAAAKALPTKTMLPLVKLVVSQEGVALLPLEKRKQNQHFAKMYAIETISYGVQDLIYTRVFSMIVVRETENFRRVSPFECHGFVCESKYHAVQLTYALSTAFDIYSRTVKAQDKMAEVAGNKAKKRFAIDLRSPEELEAELAADSEA